One region of Mucilaginibacter sp. 14171R-50 genomic DNA includes:
- the gatA gene encoding Asp-tRNA(Asn)/Glu-tRNA(Gln) amidotransferase subunit GatA — protein sequence MAKNYTSYSEIKSGLKSGEITAESLVTGYLQQIKAKAHLNVFNEVFEDEALISAKNIDLRIANGTAGKLAGMVIAIKDNICYKGHKVTASSKILKDFTSIYSSTVVERLLAEDAIIIGRCNCDEFAMGAANENSFFGPVKNYADEAHVSGGSSGGSAVAVQAGMCHAAIGTDTGGSVRQPASFCGVIGLKPTYGRISRHGIISYASSFDQVGPLTRSVADAALLLEVLAGADEHDSTVSQMPVPESGSLKKETGKKKIAYLQEALSSPGVNADVKATLTHYIEKLRADGHTVTPISFELLDYLVPTYYILAMAEASSNLARYDGVHYGYRSPNATDLESTYKLSRSEGFGKEVKRRIMLGTFVLSAGYYDAYYAKAQKVRRLIQNETNRLLNNFDFILTPTAPEPAFALGLKEKDPVVTYLYDIFTVQASLAGMPAISLPAGNNSKGLPLGLQLLTKSFDEQALLNFSDYFMQL from the coding sequence ATGGCTAAAAACTACACCTCTTATTCGGAAATTAAGAGCGGGTTAAAAAGTGGGGAGATCACAGCTGAAAGCCTGGTAACAGGCTACCTGCAGCAGATAAAGGCAAAAGCGCATCTAAATGTTTTTAACGAAGTTTTTGAGGATGAGGCCCTGATCTCTGCAAAAAATATTGATTTACGCATAGCAAACGGCACCGCCGGTAAGCTTGCAGGGATGGTAATTGCCATAAAGGATAATATCTGCTACAAAGGGCATAAGGTTACCGCGTCATCAAAAATTTTAAAAGATTTTACCTCAATATATTCATCAACGGTAGTAGAACGCTTGCTGGCCGAAGATGCCATTATAATCGGCCGCTGCAATTGTGACGAATTTGCGATGGGCGCGGCAAACGAAAATTCTTTTTTTGGCCCGGTAAAAAACTACGCTGATGAAGCTCACGTATCCGGCGGCTCGTCGGGCGGCTCGGCGGTTGCAGTGCAGGCAGGCATGTGCCACGCGGCAATCGGTACCGATACGGGCGGTTCGGTAAGGCAGCCCGCATCGTTTTGCGGGGTAATTGGGCTAAAACCGACCTATGGCCGCATATCAAGGCATGGTATTATCAGCTACGCCTCATCTTTTGATCAGGTGGGTCCGCTGACGCGCTCTGTTGCCGATGCCGCCTTATTATTAGAGGTTTTGGCCGGTGCTGATGAACACGACAGTACGGTATCTCAAATGCCTGTTCCGGAGTCAGGAAGCCTGAAAAAGGAAACCGGCAAAAAAAAGATCGCCTACCTGCAGGAAGCATTATCAAGCCCTGGCGTAAACGCCGATGTAAAAGCCACGCTAACCCATTATATCGAAAAACTCCGGGCCGATGGCCATACGGTAACGCCCATCTCTTTTGAATTACTGGATTACCTGGTGCCCACTTATTACATCCTTGCTATGGCCGAGGCATCATCAAACCTTGCCCGTTACGATGGGGTACATTACGGCTACCGCAGTCCCAACGCTACCGACCTGGAATCGACCTATAAACTTTCGCGGTCCGAAGGTTTTGGTAAAGAAGTAAAGCGTCGTATCATGCTGGGAACTTTCGTTTTGAGCGCGGGGTATTACGATGCTTACTATGCTAAAGCGCAAAAAGTGCGCCGGCTCATCCAAAATGAAACAAACAGGCTTTTAAATAATTTTGATTTTATATTAACCCCTACCGCTCCTGAACCCGCATTTGCCCTGGGCCTTAAAGAAAAGGACCCGGTGGTAACTTACCTGTACGATATTTTTACGGTGCAGGCTTCGCTGGCAGGGATGCCTGCAATTTCGCTCCCGGCGGGCAATAACAGTAAGGGTTTGCCGTTAGGGTTACAATTATTAACTAAAAGTTTCGACGAGCAAGCGCTGCTTAATTTTTCAGACTATTTCATGCAGCTATAA
- the tatA gene encoding twin-arginine translocase TatA/TatE family subunit gives MGGLGAPEIILIIIAILIMFGGKKIPELMKGLGRGVKEFKDAQNGETNTANTTTTEDKTKV, from the coding sequence ATGGGTGGATTAGGCGCACCAGAAATCATTCTGATCATTATTGCGATATTAATTATGTTCGGTGGTAAAAAAATACCCGAACTAATGAAGGGTTTGGGCCGCGGCGTAAAAGAGTTTAAAGACGCGCAAAACGGCGAAACCAATACCGCAAACACAACTACTACAGAAGATAAAACCAAGGTTTAA
- a CDS encoding twin-arginine translocase TatA/TatE family subunit: MLNSVFLFLNIGSGEMILILFAALMLFGGNKLPELARGLGKGIRDFKDASEDVKREINNQINNYEDKKVEKKAEPEVTDENEPAGYTYEPVAGTLPAFEGHAVGTDAIEDTAPVVDGEVAKDAAFEHQPEELKHPVTGSANSSIDLTKAEEPVNKTTEEEYK; this comes from the coding sequence ATGTTAAATTCAGTCTTTTTATTTTTGAATATAGGCAGCGGCGAAATGATCTTGATATTATTCGCGGCACTCATGCTTTTTGGCGGCAATAAGCTTCCCGAACTTGCGCGTGGGTTAGGGAAGGGTATCCGCGATTTTAAAGATGCATCTGAAGATGTTAAGCGCGAGATAAACAATCAGATAAATAATTACGAGGATAAAAAAGTAGAAAAGAAAGCCGAACCTGAAGTTACAGACGAAAACGAACCTGCAGGGTATACTTACGAGCCCGTTGCCGGCACTTTGCCCGCATTTGAAGGCCATGCTGTAGGTACTGATGCAATTGAGGATACAGCACCTGTTGTTGACGGTGAAGTAGCGAAGGATGCTGCTTTTGAACACCAGCCCGAGGAATTGAAACACCCTGTTACCGGTAGCGCTAACAGCAGTATCGATTTAACCAAAGCCGAAGAGCCGGTTAATAAAACTACAGAAGAAGAATATAAATAA
- a CDS encoding murein hydrolase activator EnvC: MKFFKAALFIFLMLATSGVFAQTSAELKRRRDKLNDELEQLNREYDETKNNKRVSLKQLNILKAQINLREEKITNINAEVRNLDNQISESNNTVHNLQTQLDQLKKDYAGMVLFAYRNQSAYNKLMFIFAAKDFNQAYRRLKYLQQFGAYRERQAGYIQGTQKDLHIKIVELDKDKKQKSDLLQSQEKEKQELGKAKNNQVKVISNLSKHQGELKRLQRDVQKRLARNKQEILNAIRREVEEAKRKAEAEERERARIAAAKAKAENREVAAPTKKAITSKSSNSEILNSTPEAAKLSNDFLGNKGRLPWPVATGQLVHGFGTYTDAEGIRNDNTGYEIRTNTGAPVRAVFEGEVKTVMDISGSFLVVINHGEYFTAYQNLKTVNVSKGQKVSTKQTIGTVALDPATGDATTIFTLSKGTTFVDPRLWLAPN; encoded by the coding sequence ATGAAATTTTTTAAAGCTGCATTATTTATTTTCCTAATGCTTGCAACTTCGGGGGTTTTTGCACAAACCAGCGCCGAACTTAAACGCAGGCGAGATAAATTAAACGATGAACTTGAGCAACTGAACCGGGAGTACGACGAAACAAAAAACAATAAAAGGGTATCGTTAAAACAGCTTAATATATTAAAAGCGCAAATAAACCTGCGCGAAGAAAAGATAACCAACATCAACGCCGAGGTAAGAAATTTAGATAATCAGATCTCTGAGAGCAATAATACCGTACATAACTTACAAACCCAGTTAGATCAGCTTAAAAAGGATTACGCCGGCATGGTGCTTTTTGCCTACCGCAACCAAAGCGCTTATAATAAACTGATGTTTATTTTTGCCGCGAAAGACTTTAACCAGGCATACCGGCGTTTAAAGTATTTACAACAGTTTGGCGCTTACCGCGAGCGGCAGGCCGGCTACATACAAGGTACCCAAAAAGACCTGCACATTAAGATAGTTGAACTGGATAAGGATAAAAAACAAAAGAGCGACCTGCTGCAAAGCCAGGAAAAGGAGAAACAGGAGTTAGGCAAGGCAAAAAACAACCAGGTAAAGGTTATTTCAAACCTGTCTAAACACCAGGGCGAGTTAAAAAGGCTGCAAAGGGACGTTCAGAAAAGATTAGCGCGTAATAAGCAGGAAATTTTAAATGCAATCAGGCGTGAAGTAGAAGAAGCAAAGCGCAAGGCCGAGGCTGAAGAAAGGGAACGGGCCAGGATAGCGGCGGCGAAAGCCAAAGCAGAAAACCGTGAGGTGGCTGCCCCTACAAAAAAAGCGATAACGAGCAAATCGTCTAACAGTGAGATATTGAACTCTACGCCCGAAGCCGCCAAACTGTCTAACGACTTTTTGGGCAACAAAGGCCGTTTACCGTGGCCGGTTGCAACAGGCCAGCTGGTACATGGCTTTGGCACTTATACCGATGCCGAGGGCATCCGGAACGATAATACCGGGTACGAAATAAGAACCAATACCGGTGCGCCGGTTAGGGCTGTTTTTGAAGGCGAAGTAAAAACGGTAATGGATATCAGCGGCAGCTTTTTGGTGGTGATAAATCACGGCGAGTACTTTACGGCCTATCAAAACCTTAAAACGGTAAACGTATCTAAAGGCCAAAAGGTAAGCACTAAGCAAACCATTGGTACCGTAGCGCTTGATCCGGCAACGGGTGATGCCACAACCATATTTACATTGTCGAAAGGTACAACCTTTGTTGACCCGAGGCTATGGCTGGCACCAAATTGA
- a CDS encoding DUF4292 domain-containing protein: MRKNILNKMAMVFCLVALVACKSKKLVVVNRPTTMVDSAAVNEENSLRARLAAIRSKQVTFNTFSGKAKTKLDINGNDNDVTLNIRIARDQKIWISITAIVGIEVARAQITPDSIIVVNRLQSVYLKKPFSYVYTYASKQVNFKTLQALLVGNAIPEMVNSDADFKMEGANTVLSGNLQDIIYKLLLGPDMKVTQTNLSNQVARQSLQVANSVFIQADNRVIPSQIDILSTAGDKKIQANLRYAQAEFDKPLEYPFSIPKSYEPAN; encoded by the coding sequence ATGAGAAAAAATATTTTGAATAAAATGGCAATGGTTTTTTGCCTTGTGGCTTTAGTGGCCTGCAAGTCTAAAAAACTGGTTGTTGTTAACAGGCCCACAACCATGGTCGACTCCGCGGCTGTTAACGAGGAAAATAGCCTGCGCGCCAGGCTGGCTGCTATCCGGTCTAAACAGGTTACTTTTAATACCTTTTCGGGTAAGGCAAAAACCAAACTTGATATTAACGGTAACGATAACGATGTTACATTGAACATCCGCATTGCACGCGATCAAAAGATATGGATATCTATAACAGCCATTGTTGGGATAGAGGTTGCCCGCGCGCAAATAACACCCGATAGTATTATAGTTGTTAACCGGCTGCAAAGTGTTTATTTAAAAAAGCCGTTTAGCTATGTTTACACCTATGCCAGCAAGCAGGTTAACTTCAAAACACTGCAGGCATTGTTGGTTGGTAACGCTATTCCGGAAATGGTAAACAGCGATGCGGATTTTAAAATGGAAGGTGCCAATACGGTACTTAGCGGCAACTTGCAGGATATTATTTATAAGCTTTTGCTGGGGCCCGACATGAAAGTTACTCAAACAAATCTGTCGAACCAGGTGGCCAGGCAATCGTTACAAGTAGCCAACAGCGTTTTTATACAAGCCGATAACCGTGTTATCCCTTCACAAATAGATATTTTGTCTACCGCGGGCGATAAAAAGATTCAGGCCAACCTGCGTTATGCCCAGGCCGAGTTTGATAAGCCGCTTGAATATCCTTTTAGTATTCCAAAAAGTTACGAACCTGCTAATTAA